One genomic window of Leptospira saintgironsiae includes the following:
- a CDS encoding ABC-F family ATP-binding cassette domain-containing protein, whose amino-acid sequence MIKISNLHKSYTSNLLFDDLNLSLNRGEKLGLVGRNGHGKSTLFQMILGNVEPDSGTITFPKGYKIGHLQQHLKFTKPTVLEECALGLPEGEEYETWQVEKILSGLGFSEADLERSPEEFSGGYQIRMNLAKLLVSGPDLLMLDEPNNYLDIVTIRWLEEFLREWEGEIILVTHDRSFMDSVVTHTAAIHRTKAIKVQGDTDKLYNQINQAEEIYERTRLNEAKKRKQEEVFIARFKAKASFASRAQSRVKKLEKQGEMKALEEIESLELYFNSAPFAASQMLSAENISFSYSGQEPFLISDFSLSVGKRDRICIIGKNGKGKSTLLKLLAGELQTSSGKIQKHPALKEGYFGQTNKLNLNENATVTEEIMSADKSCTEWLARTIAGGLMFSDDMSLKKIKVLSGGEKSRVMLGKILVTPCHLLFLDEPTNHLDMQSCDALIEAIDEFEGSLIMVTHNEMHLRAVATKLIVFDNDTIRIFDGSYEDFLKDVGWSDEDY is encoded by the coding sequence ATGATCAAAATTTCTAATCTTCATAAATCTTATACTTCTAACTTGTTGTTCGATGATCTGAACCTGAGTTTGAATCGGGGCGAAAAGTTGGGTCTTGTAGGGAGAAACGGTCACGGTAAGTCCACTTTGTTTCAGATGATTTTGGGGAATGTGGAACCGGATTCTGGTACTATTACTTTTCCGAAGGGTTATAAGATCGGACATTTGCAGCAGCACTTGAAATTTACTAAACCCACTGTTTTGGAAGAATGTGCGCTTGGTCTTCCTGAGGGTGAAGAATACGAGACTTGGCAAGTTGAAAAAATTTTGTCAGGTTTGGGTTTTTCGGAAGCTGATCTGGAAAGAAGTCCGGAAGAATTTTCGGGTGGTTATCAAATCCGAATGAATTTGGCGAAACTTTTAGTGTCCGGTCCCGATTTACTTATGTTAGATGAGCCGAACAACTATTTAGATATCGTTACTATTCGTTGGCTTGAAGAATTCTTACGCGAGTGGGAAGGTGAGATCATTCTGGTTACTCACGATAGAAGTTTTATGGATAGTGTGGTGACTCATACTGCGGCGATACATCGTACGAAAGCGATCAAGGTCCAGGGTGATACGGATAAACTTTATAATCAGATCAATCAGGCAGAAGAAATTTACGAAAGGACTCGTTTGAACGAGGCGAAAAAAAGAAAACAGGAAGAGGTCTTTATCGCTCGATTTAAAGCGAAGGCGAGTTTTGCAAGTCGTGCTCAATCCAGAGTGAAAAAACTGGAGAAACAAGGTGAGATGAAGGCCTTAGAAGAGATTGAAAGTTTGGAATTATATTTTAACTCTGCACCTTTCGCTGCGAGCCAAATGTTGTCTGCAGAAAATATTTCTTTCTCTTATTCTGGGCAGGAACCTTTTTTAATTTCTGATTTTTCTCTGAGTGTCGGTAAGAGGGATAGGATTTGCATTATCGGTAAAAACGGAAAGGGTAAGTCTACTCTTCTTAAACTTCTTGCAGGGGAACTTCAAACAAGTTCCGGAAAGATACAGAAACATCCTGCTTTGAAGGAAGGTTATTTCGGCCAGACGAATAAACTAAATCTGAATGAGAACGCGACTGTCACTGAAGAAATTATGAGTGCGGATAAGTCTTGCACTGAATGGCTCGCGAGAACTATCGCAGGCGGACTTATGTTCTCCGATGATATGTCTTTGAAAAAGATCAAAGTTCTTTCTGGTGGTGAGAAGAGTAGGGTGATGCTCGGAAAAATTTTGGTGACTCCTTGTCATCTTCTGTTTTTGGATGAGCCCACCAACCACTTGGATATGCAATCTTGCGACGCCTTGATCGAGGCCATCGATGAGTTCGAAGGCTCTCTTATTATGGTAACTCACAACGAGATGCATCTTAGAGCTGTTGCGACCAAGTTGATTGTTTTTGATAATGATACGATTCGGATTTTTGACGGTTCTTACGAAGACTTCCTCAAGGATGTTGGTTGGTCCGACGAAGACTATTAA
- a CDS encoding MATE family efflux transporter — MEAIQKNTKLESAKTSLWKELKNALTGSEADYTKISLSKAVFLLSVPMVLELVMESAFAVVDIYFVGALGPSAVAAVGLTETYLFLLYSLAIGMSTAVTAIIARRIGEGDKEQAGIAAVQSVFLSILVSLPFAIFGVWFAKDLLILMGGDPWVVEHGSRYTQWIFGGNIVIMLLFGLNAVFRGAGDAAIAMRVLWISNGLNMILDPIFIFGFGPVPAMGIEGAAIATNIGRGIGVLFQIYLLLKGGNHIRVLRSQISIHWEIISDIVRTSIGGIGQTIIGMTSWIFLVRIISEFGSEAVAGATIALRIMMFTLMPSWGMSNAVATLVGQNLGAGRADRAERSVWIVGVWNMVFLIGVSICYFIFRESLVSIFTDDPKVISIGSEWLGIVSYSYFVYAWWMVSVQAFNGAGDTMTPTLINLVFFWVLQIPFAYVLAKVLSYGYSGVFWASMITETSVGLFTLWLFRKGGWKTSKV, encoded by the coding sequence ATGGAAGCTATACAAAAAAATACTAAGTTAGAATCGGCAAAAACTTCACTTTGGAAAGAATTGAAAAATGCACTTACTGGATCGGAAGCGGATTATACAAAAATTTCGCTGAGTAAGGCAGTCTTTTTACTTTCTGTTCCAATGGTTTTGGAATTGGTCATGGAGTCTGCATTCGCAGTCGTTGACATTTATTTTGTGGGAGCTTTAGGTCCTTCTGCAGTTGCTGCTGTTGGGCTTACGGAAACGTATTTGTTTCTTCTTTATTCTCTCGCTATAGGAATGTCTACTGCGGTGACCGCGATCATTGCAAGAAGGATCGGAGAAGGAGATAAGGAACAAGCTGGGATTGCTGCGGTCCAATCCGTTTTCCTTTCCATACTTGTTTCGTTACCATTTGCTATCTTCGGAGTTTGGTTCGCGAAAGATCTTCTTATACTCATGGGTGGAGATCCTTGGGTTGTGGAGCATGGATCCCGTTACACACAATGGATCTTTGGCGGAAATATTGTGATCATGCTTTTGTTCGGACTCAATGCGGTTTTTAGAGGCGCTGGTGATGCTGCAATCGCGATGAGAGTATTATGGATTTCTAATGGTCTTAATATGATCCTGGATCCAATTTTTATCTTCGGCTTTGGTCCAGTCCCAGCCATGGGTATAGAAGGTGCTGCGATCGCCACAAATATCGGAAGAGGGATCGGAGTTCTTTTCCAAATCTATCTGCTTCTTAAAGGTGGAAATCATATTCGAGTTCTTCGCTCTCAAATCAGCATTCACTGGGAAATTATTTCTGATATAGTTCGTACTTCCATTGGTGGAATAGGGCAAACTATAATAGGAATGACTTCTTGGATCTTTCTTGTAAGAATTATTTCAGAATTTGGAAGTGAGGCAGTAGCCGGGGCAACGATTGCTCTTAGGATCATGATGTTTACTCTAATGCCTTCTTGGGGGATGTCGAACGCAGTAGCGACTCTAGTGGGTCAAAATTTAGGAGCTGGGAGAGCAGATCGTGCAGAACGATCCGTTTGGATTGTTGGAGTATGGAATATGGTCTTTCTGATCGGAGTTTCCATCTGCTATTTCATTTTCAGAGAATCTCTTGTATCGATCTTTACTGATGATCCAAAGGTGATCTCTATTGGTTCTGAATGGTTGGGTATCGTATCCTATTCTTACTTTGTATATGCTTGGTGGATGGTCAGTGTTCAGGCATTTAACGGAGCGGGAGATACTATGACTCCTACGTTAATCAATCTGGTCTTCTTTTGGGTGTTGCAAATTCCGTTTGCTTATGTTTTGGCGAAAGTCCTTTCATACGGATACTCAGGAGTATTCTGGGCAAGTATGATCACGGAAACTTCTGTGGGATTATTCACTCTTTGGTTATTCAGAAAAGGTGGATGGAAGACTTCTAAGGTTTGA
- a CDS encoding SDR family oxidoreductase: MKRILVLGATGGLGRFVVQELKKKGYWIRVVSRSNVKLKAISGLFDESVIGDILDRKSIEPAVNGIDAVISCAGASLNLKDFRDKRTFEEINLRGNLNILEAAVRAKISKFVYISFLRVEGIQETEYIKSHDRFSQAVIESGIDYTIVRPTAFFSILLEFLHLAKKGIGFVIGSGKPKINPIHEKDVANAVVEALTSDLKEINIGGPDIFTRDEITELALRISGINKKPFHIPIFFNRIFVQLIRPINPRIFQFMQFGNLVHTLDIIGPKYGTLKLEDYFKEEINEGGGEMDIRR; encoded by the coding sequence ATGAAGCGCATACTAGTTTTAGGAGCTACAGGGGGACTCGGTCGATTTGTTGTCCAAGAGTTAAAGAAGAAAGGTTATTGGATCCGGGTTGTTTCTCGTTCAAATGTTAAACTTAAAGCAATATCCGGATTATTTGATGAATCAGTAATAGGCGATATTTTAGATCGAAAAAGTATCGAGCCTGCAGTTAATGGGATCGATGCGGTAATTTCTTGCGCAGGCGCAAGTTTGAATTTAAAAGATTTTCGAGACAAAAGGACGTTCGAAGAAATTAATCTTCGAGGAAACCTGAACATACTTGAGGCTGCTGTTAGAGCTAAGATTTCTAAATTCGTATACATTTCTTTCCTACGTGTGGAAGGAATACAAGAAACAGAGTATATTAAAAGCCATGATCGCTTTTCTCAAGCCGTTATAGAGTCTGGGATAGATTATACTATAGTAAGACCCACAGCCTTTTTTTCAATTCTTCTCGAATTTTTGCATTTAGCGAAAAAAGGGATAGGATTCGTTATCGGAAGCGGAAAGCCGAAGATCAATCCGATTCATGAGAAGGACGTGGCCAATGCAGTGGTCGAAGCGCTTACTAGTGATTTGAAAGAGATCAATATTGGCGGCCCGGATATTTTTACTCGAGATGAGATTACCGAACTTGCATTAAGAATTTCCGGAATAAATAAAAAGCCGTTCCATATACCAATATTTTTCAATCGGATCTTTGTTCAATTGATCAGGCCTATCAATCCGAGAATTTTTCAATTTATGCAGTTTGGGAACCTCGTTCATACGTTAGACATCATTGGGCCTAAATACGGGACCTTGAAACTAGAGGACTACTTTAAGGAAGAAATAAATGAAGGAGGAGGAGAAATGGATATTAGAAGGTGA
- a CDS encoding TetR/AcrR family transcriptional regulator yields MDTALELFTTQGFTATSIEQVALACGSGKHTIYRRFKSKADLFLAVMEFQKRKFFNLLVRIQCKKENPLETLKESCRRLLELIVSDEIVDFYRITISEAEHVPEIASNLQCEESPAFLKVLDLVIFAQSSKDLNEIDPKFLTAQLLQVMTGYPLNEVLLGSKGFSSYSKRSKYFEKAWTLFIKGAGRLKKKKVRKRPI; encoded by the coding sequence TTGGATACTGCCTTAGAACTTTTTACGACCCAAGGATTCACTGCCACTTCTATCGAGCAGGTAGCTTTAGCTTGCGGTTCGGGCAAACACACAATTTACAGGCGCTTTAAATCTAAGGCAGATCTATTCTTAGCCGTAATGGAATTCCAAAAACGAAAATTTTTTAACTTACTTGTTCGGATACAATGTAAGAAAGAAAATCCTTTGGAAACTTTAAAGGAATCTTGCAGAAGATTATTAGAACTAATTGTTTCGGATGAGATTGTAGATTTTTATAGGATTACAATTTCAGAAGCCGAACATGTCCCCGAAATCGCATCTAACTTACAATGTGAAGAAAGTCCTGCTTTTCTTAAAGTTTTGGATCTTGTAATTTTTGCACAAAGCTCAAAGGACTTAAATGAAATAGATCCAAAATTTTTGACTGCCCAACTACTTCAAGTTATGACCGGTTATCCTTTAAACGAAGTTCTTTTAGGAAGTAAAGGATTCAGTTCTTATTCTAAACGCTCCAAATATTTCGAGAAGGCTTGGACTTTGTTTATAAAGGGAGCAGGTAGACTTAAAAAGAAGAAGGTCCGCAAGAGGCCAATCTAA
- a CDS encoding TetR/AcrR family transcriptional regulator, protein MKVRERIVQAADQLFYERGFANIGVNDILKESGVHKASFYKYFREKGDLGLEYIRLRRERNALVFKDLTSRFSEFERVVSAWVIALKREAKMYRLKGCPFAVFSNQIRSSHLFSNNEQLNSAENEIGNVIQDWEEIFSAYLRTNPIQRNSGLSEKQIRSFARKMIIAYEGSVQVYFMTGKEEYLEEFESSLLLLGEFYKKTQ, encoded by the coding sequence GTGAAAGTCAGGGAGAGAATCGTTCAAGCCGCCGACCAATTGTTTTACGAACGTGGTTTTGCCAATATTGGAGTGAATGATATACTGAAAGAATCCGGAGTACATAAAGCCAGTTTTTACAAATATTTCCGGGAAAAAGGCGATCTAGGATTGGAATATATTCGACTAAGGCGAGAAAGGAATGCCCTAGTATTCAAGGATCTGACCTCCCGTTTTTCTGAATTCGAAAGAGTTGTATCCGCTTGGGTAATCGCGCTTAAAAGAGAAGCGAAAATGTATCGTTTAAAAGGTTGCCCATTTGCTGTATTTTCGAATCAGATCCGCTCTTCTCATTTATTTTCAAACAATGAACAACTAAATTCGGCAGAAAACGAAATCGGCAATGTTATTCAAGATTGGGAGGAAATTTTTTCCGCATACCTGAGAACCAATCCGATCCAAAGAAACTCCGGTTTATCTGAGAAACAAATTCGATCCTTTGCAAGAAAAATGATCATCGCTTACGAAGGCTCTGTCCAGGTATATTTTATGACCGGAAAAGAGGAATATCTTGAAGAATTCGAATCAAGCCTTCTTCTGCTGGGAGAATTTTATAAGAAGACTCAATAG
- a CDS encoding NmrA/HSCARG family protein — MSQKDKIILVFGATGQQGGETAKYLLKNHWKVRAFTRSPSSENSLMLKKFGAEIFQGDMEDSTSLDSAMSGVYGVFSVQPPEWEPNESTDTNEIKVGISVADSAKKAKVSHLVYSSVIGAERQSSFRTHKWEVEKYIHNLGIPFTILRPTGFMENLIHPRSGIPGGLLYETVSPDSRIHMISVEDIGAFAGLAFENPEKYLGRTIDLVGDSLTPLQIVDILSMFLDRRIEYMRIPLETVYSHNKILGQLTEWINREGYPKVDLDSLRNVYPGLLSFSQWLEKTGKVKIEEASIRP, encoded by the coding sequence ATGAGTCAAAAAGATAAAATCATATTAGTGTTCGGAGCAACCGGACAACAAGGGGGAGAAACTGCAAAGTATCTTCTTAAAAACCATTGGAAGGTTAGAGCTTTTACTAGAAGTCCTTCTTCCGAAAACTCTTTAATGCTTAAGAAGTTTGGAGCAGAAATTTTCCAAGGCGATATGGAAGACTCTACTTCCTTAGATTCTGCAATGTCTGGAGTATATGGAGTATTCAGTGTTCAACCACCGGAATGGGAACCAAATGAATCTACAGATACAAACGAAATTAAAGTGGGGATATCGGTCGCTGATTCAGCCAAGAAAGCAAAAGTTTCGCATTTAGTTTATTCTTCAGTAATTGGAGCAGAGAGACAGTCTAGCTTTCGAACTCATAAATGGGAGGTTGAAAAATACATACATAACCTGGGGATACCCTTCACGATCCTGAGGCCGACTGGATTTATGGAAAACTTGATCCATCCACGTTCCGGCATACCCGGTGGACTTTTATACGAAACAGTTTCTCCTGATAGTCGTATTCATATGATTTCTGTAGAAGATATTGGGGCATTTGCAGGTTTAGCTTTTGAAAACCCAGAAAAATATTTAGGAAGGACAATTGATCTTGTAGGAGATAGTTTAACTCCATTACAAATTGTAGATATACTTTCCATGTTTTTGGACAGAAGAATAGAATACATGAGGATCCCTCTTGAAACGGTTTATTCCCATAACAAAATTTTGGGCCAATTGACCGAGTGGATCAATCGAGAAGGTTATCCGAAAGTGGATCTGGATTCTCTTAGAAATGTATATCCTGGTCTTCTCAGCTTCTCTCAGTGGTTGGAAAAAACCGGGAAGGTCAAAATAGAAGAAGCTTCCATCAGACCTTAA
- a CDS encoding GFA family protein, translated as MSLKKYSGSCHCGAVRYEADLDLSAGTGRCNCSFCRKVRNWSIIVKPESFRLLSGEDNLSFYEFNTKSSKHHFCKNCGVRTFSKGYIEEIGGAFISVAISTLDNVDLSELIEAPVWYADGLNNNWHNQPAEIRHL; from the coding sequence ATGAGCCTTAAAAAATATTCTGGAAGCTGTCATTGTGGTGCGGTTCGTTACGAAGCAGATTTAGATCTGAGTGCAGGCACAGGCAGATGTAACTGCTCCTTCTGCAGAAAGGTCCGAAACTGGTCTATCATAGTTAAGCCTGAATCTTTTCGTTTATTGAGCGGAGAAGATAATCTTAGTTTTTACGAATTTAACACTAAAAGTAGCAAACATCATTTTTGCAAAAATTGTGGAGTGAGAACTTTTTCAAAAGGATATATCGAAGAAATTGGCGGTGCTTTCATAAGTGTTGCTATCTCCACTTTAGATAATGTAGATTTAAGCGAGCTAATCGAAGCTCCTGTATGGTATGCGGATGGGTTGAATAATAATTGGCATAACCAACCTGCTGAGATCAGGCATTTATAA
- a CDS encoding metal-dependent hydrolase, protein MGQATSTRVQPKIRKPKFPLEDIAKERGFGKNIPFFTAFLSSLSVLFPEGERFFIRSVKAFSEVVDPALRNEIKAFAGQEAVHGNVHDKMNERFVEIGLDFRSHEKMFCWLFFDILEKNILKLFPIWGKRLALSITAAAEHFTATLGRFLLSLPEKRVAWIDPISWKVIEWHALEELEHKSVAYDVYRASGGGYFTRVLGMTIAVQLLGILAIVGTIRALFYFGIPNPAQIVRDIRFFFGIPGFTWAVIYYILEYYIPGFHPNDQDDHKLLEKFEKVMTAHGY, encoded by the coding sequence ATGGGCCAAGCGACATCTACAAGAGTCCAGCCAAAAATACGTAAACCGAAATTCCCTTTGGAAGACATCGCCAAGGAAAGAGGTTTCGGCAAAAATATCCCATTCTTTACAGCATTTCTTTCCAGCTTAAGCGTGCTATTTCCGGAAGGAGAACGTTTTTTTATTCGCTCAGTCAAAGCGTTCAGCGAAGTTGTTGATCCTGCTTTAAGAAACGAGATCAAAGCATTCGCAGGACAAGAAGCAGTCCACGGAAATGTTCATGATAAAATGAATGAAAGATTTGTGGAGATCGGTTTAGATTTCCGCAGTCATGAAAAAATGTTCTGCTGGTTATTCTTTGATATATTAGAAAAAAATATTCTAAAACTATTTCCTATTTGGGGTAAAAGGCTCGCTCTTTCGATCACTGCAGCCGCAGAACATTTTACTGCAACACTCGGAAGATTTTTACTTTCTCTTCCCGAAAAACGTGTAGCTTGGATCGATCCTATCAGTTGGAAAGTGATCGAATGGCATGCACTGGAAGAATTAGAACATAAGTCTGTGGCGTATGATGTGTACCGCGCTTCCGGTGGTGGGTATTTTACTCGGGTACTTGGAATGACTATTGCAGTTCAGCTACTCGGTATTTTAGCGATCGTTGGTACAATCAGAGCTCTATTTTATTTTGGTATTCCAAATCCGGCTCAGATTGTTAGAGATATTCGTTTCTTCTTCGGTATTCCTGGTTTCACTTGGGCTGTGATCTACTATATTTTAGAATATTATATTCCAGGTTTCCATCCAAACGATCAAGACGATCACAAACTTCTGGAGAAGTTTGAGAAAGTGATGACCGCGCACGGATATTAA
- a CDS encoding sterol desaturase family protein — protein sequence MYNFGNEVVQFLQEISYAYAALLFLIENLLIFACSVYIGNLLSIRYAHRRIVPIPPKIEAKEILFAISTILLNTIVTLLGLWFWRTGSIQFRSDIGVFALLDILILLLVMDAGMYLLHRIAHIPFVYQFAHKTHHRYDKPRPLTLFVLNPVEALGFGSLWLFVLSVYDFSWVGMGIYLGLNVVFGSIGHLGVEPLSERWLRSNLFNTLTTSSFHARHHQNEDYNFGFYTSIWDRIFGTLSPENSRSQD from the coding sequence ATGTATAATTTTGGAAACGAGGTAGTTCAATTTCTGCAAGAAATTTCATATGCTTATGCTGCTTTATTGTTCTTGATCGAAAATCTTCTGATCTTCGCCTGTTCTGTGTATATTGGCAATCTATTGTCTATACGTTATGCCCATCGCCGCATCGTTCCTATCCCACCGAAAATCGAGGCAAAAGAGATCCTATTCGCGATCTCTACTATACTCCTTAACACTATTGTTACATTACTCGGCCTTTGGTTTTGGAGAACGGGTTCTATTCAATTTCGTAGCGATATAGGAGTTTTCGCGTTACTCGATATTTTGATCCTTCTTCTGGTTATGGATGCCGGTATGTATTTGCTGCATAGGATAGCTCATATTCCATTTGTTTATCAATTCGCTCATAAAACTCATCATAGATACGATAAACCTCGCCCTTTGACATTATTCGTTCTGAATCCTGTAGAAGCTCTTGGATTTGGAAGCCTCTGGTTATTTGTGCTTTCGGTTTATGATTTCTCTTGGGTGGGGATGGGTATTTATCTCGGACTGAATGTTGTATTCGGCTCAATCGGCCATCTGGGAGTGGAGCCTTTATCTGAGAGATGGCTTCGTTCTAATTTGTTCAATACGCTTACTACTAGCAGTTTTCATGCAAGGCATCATCAAAACGAAGATTATAATTTCGGATTTTATACTTCGATTTGGGACCGGATCTTCGGAACTCTTTCTCCGGAGAACTCGCGTAGCCAAGATTAA
- a CDS encoding DMT family transporter: MNLLLPVIFALLSGLAMSIQPGINSILGKNIESPWLASTISFFVGTIALGIITFALGEMKSTAFIVQTIKDQPWWIWIGGFLGAIVVTSSLVFAPKIGATSWIALFLLGQVVTSILLEKWGVLGFPEKPISVQKMIGLGLLVVSAWLVRKG; this comes from the coding sequence ATGAATCTATTATTACCGGTAATCTTCGCTCTTCTTTCCGGGCTCGCCATGTCCATACAACCAGGCATCAATTCCATACTTGGAAAAAATATAGAAAGTCCATGGCTTGCTTCCACGATTTCATTTTTCGTAGGAACCATCGCATTAGGGATCATAACTTTCGCCTTGGGAGAAATGAAATCTACCGCATTCATCGTACAAACAATCAAAGACCAACCATGGTGGATCTGGATCGGAGGATTTTTAGGAGCTATCGTAGTTACTTCTTCTTTAGTTTTTGCGCCTAAGATAGGAGCTACGAGTTGGATCGCTTTATTTTTATTAGGCCAAGTAGTAACTTCTATCTTATTAGAAAAATGGGGAGTATTAGGATTTCCTGAAAAACCGATCTCAGTTCAAAAGATGATCGGCTTAGGATTATTGGTCGTGAGCGCCTGGTTAGTTAGAAAAGGGTGA